A single region of the Bacteroidota bacterium genome encodes:
- a CDS encoding RNA polymerase sigma factor RpoD/SigA, which translates to MRQLKISKQFTNRESKSLDKYLNEISKVPMIDAQEEVELARRIREGDQVALERLVNANLRFVVSVSKQYQNQGLTLGDLINEGNLGLIKAAKRFDETRGFKFISYAVWWIRQSILQALADQSRIVRLPLNKVGSIGRIGNTAAKLEQELEREPTVEEIAVAMDIPILEVENALRSTGRHLSIDAPLTEGEDNTLLGILDSNDEPRPDVQLINESLQKEINRVISTLSEKEKDVLKFYYGLDGGPAHTLEDISEKIGLTRERVRQIKEKALRRLRKSSKSKILKTYLG; encoded by the coding sequence ATGAGGCAACTAAAAATAAGCAAACAATTTACCAATCGCGAAAGCAAATCGTTAGACAAATACCTTAACGAGATAAGCAAAGTTCCGATGATAGATGCGCAAGAAGAAGTAGAGCTTGCAAGGAGAATTAGAGAAGGAGATCAGGTAGCTTTGGAGCGTTTAGTAAATGCCAACTTACGTTTTGTGGTTTCCGTTTCAAAACAATACCAAAACCAAGGTTTAACCTTAGGCGATTTAATTAATGAAGGAAATCTTGGATTAATTAAAGCAGCTAAACGTTTTGATGAAACCCGTGGATTTAAGTTTATTTCTTATGCCGTTTGGTGGATTCGTCAATCTATTTTACAGGCATTGGCAGACCAAAGCCGTATTGTTCGTTTACCTTTAAATAAAGTAGGTTCAATTGGTCGTATTGGAAACACTGCGGCTAAATTAGAGCAAGAATTAGAGCGTGAACCAACAGTAGAAGAAATTGCTGTTGCGATGGATATTCCGATTTTGGAAGTAGAAAACGCATTAAGAAGCACAGGTCGCCATTTATCAATTGATGCACCTTTAACAGAAGGAGAAGACAATACATTATTAGGTATATTAGATAGCAATGATGAGCCTCGTCCCGATGTACAGTTAATCAACGAGTCATTACAAAAAGAAATTAACCGCGTTATTTCTACTTTAAGCGAAAAAGAGAAAGACGTATTGAAATTCTATTATGGTTTAGACGGAGGCCCTGCACACACTTTAGAAGATATTAGCGAGAAAATAGGCTTAACCCGTGAACGCGTGCGCCAAATCAAAGAAAAAGCACTACGCAGGTTACGTAAATCATCGAAAAGCAAAATTTTAAAAACATATTTAGGCTAA
- a CDS encoding thioredoxin domain-containing protein, with protein METTHKYTNALIHASSPYLLQHAHNPVNWLEWNDETLALAQKQDKMLLVSIGYSACHWCHVMEHESFENEEVAAIMNEHFICIKVDREERPDIDQIYMDAVQLLTGQGGWPLNCFALPNGQPLHGGTYFPMERWKQTLLSIADFYKTKKDEAYGFADDLTNGIKKLDVILPNNETSIKVETIEKAVHDWSSNFDLNLGGYVWSPKFPMPNNWQFYLQFYKHSKDKLYLQAVTETLNGMANGGIFDQIAGGFARYSTDVYWKAPHFEKMLYDNGQLMGLYAEAYQLTHNELYRDVVYKTHHFISYELTHATGLFYSALDADSEGVEGKYYIWTKTELQQLLGDKEPLFSLYYSVDAYGNWEHGANILYKTRSAEELEQLTGKDIAAIEATIQQCNIILVQERNKRVKPGLDDKIITSWNALMVSGYCQAYKAFNDVAFYNAAHKAIDGLLDELWVDKTLYRIYKNGKISIPAFAEDYACLCKAFIDFYQISFDEKYLHKANELMQLSIACFYDETQQLFYFKSNTDKALVARKLDLNDDVIPSANSTFAHCLQALAYYFDNTEYEKMLQQMLLLVQSKFAKSTSGYTNWMQVCLNQLQGVKQIVVAGADARDVIKQLQQPYRPHTLFAIATAESTIPLVQDKPLVADKTAIYVCTDKTCALPVFSADEVGVK; from the coding sequence ATGGAAACTACGCATAAATACACCAACGCATTAATCCATGCATCCAGTCCTTATTTATTACAACATGCACACAACCCTGTAAACTGGTTAGAGTGGAATGATGAAACACTGGCTTTGGCCCAAAAGCAGGATAAAATGTTGCTGGTGAGCATAGGTTACTCCGCTTGCCATTGGTGTCATGTAATGGAGCATGAGAGCTTTGAGAACGAAGAAGTAGCTGCCATTATGAACGAGCATTTTATATGCATAAAAGTAGACAGGGAAGAGCGCCCCGATATTGACCAGATATATATGGATGCCGTACAACTGCTAACAGGGCAGGGAGGCTGGCCTTTAAACTGCTTTGCATTGCCTAACGGACAACCTTTGCATGGTGGAACATACTTTCCTATGGAACGATGGAAACAAACCTTGCTTTCCATAGCTGATTTTTATAAAACAAAAAAAGACGAAGCTTATGGCTTTGCCGATGATTTAACCAATGGCATAAAAAAGTTAGATGTTATTTTACCCAACAATGAAACAAGCATAAAGGTAGAAACCATAGAAAAAGCCGTACATGACTGGAGCAGTAATTTCGATTTAAATTTAGGCGGTTATGTATGGTCGCCCAAGTTCCCTATGCCTAATAACTGGCAGTTTTATTTACAGTTTTACAAGCACTCAAAAGATAAATTATATTTACAGGCCGTAACCGAAACCCTGAATGGAATGGCCAATGGCGGTATATTTGACCAGATAGCAGGTGGCTTTGCCCGTTACAGCACCGATGTATATTGGAAAGCACCTCACTTTGAAAAAATGCTTTACGATAACGGACAATTAATGGGCTTATATGCAGAAGCCTATCAATTAACCCATAACGAGCTGTACCGCGATGTGGTATATAAAACCCACCATTTCATCAGCTATGAGCTGACCCACGCTACGGGTTTGTTTTATTCTGCTTTAGATGCCGATAGCGAAGGCGTGGAAGGCAAATATTATATATGGACCAAAACAGAGCTGCAACAATTATTAGGCGATAAAGAACCCTTGTTTAGCCTGTATTATTCCGTTGATGCCTATGGCAATTGGGAGCATGGAGCCAATATATTGTATAAAACACGCAGTGCCGAAGAGTTAGAGCAGCTTACGGGTAAAGACATAGCAGCTATTGAAGCAACCATACAGCAGTGCAATATTATTTTGGTACAGGAACGCAACAAGCGCGTAAAGCCCGGCTTGGATGATAAAATAATAACCAGTTGGAATGCCTTAATGGTAAGCGGCTATTGCCAGGCTTACAAAGCGTTTAACGATGTAGCTTTTTACAACGCAGCCCACAAGGCTATAGATGGTCTACTAGATGAGCTTTGGGTAGATAAAACCCTGTACCGCATTTATAAAAATGGCAAGATAAGTATACCTGCTTTTGCCGAAGATTACGCCTGCTTATGTAAAGCCTTCATTGATTTTTACCAGATAAGCTTTGACGAAAAATACCTGCATAAAGCCAATGAGCTGATGCAATTAAGCATTGCCTGTTTTTACGATGAAACCCAACAATTGTTTTACTTTAAATCAAATACCGATAAAGCATTGGTAGCCCGTAAGCTTGATTTAAACGATGATGTAATACCTAGTGCCAACAGCACCTTTGCACATTGCTTACAGGCACTGGCTTATTATTTTGATAATACCGAATACGAAAAAATGCTACAGCAAATGTTGCTGCTGGTACAAAGTAAATTTGCCAAAAGCACCAGTGGTTATACTAACTGGATGCAGGTATGTTTAAACCAACTACAAGGCGTAAAACAAATAGTAGTAGCAGGAGCCGATGCCAGGGATGTAATAAAGCAACTGCAACAACCATACAGGCCCCATACTTTATTTGCTATAGCCACCGCTGAATCCACCATTCCGTTGGTACAGGATAAGCCTTTGGTAGCCGATAAAACCGCTATATATGTTTGCACCGATAAAACATGTGCCTTACCTGTTTTTAGTGCAGATGAGGTGGGTGTTAAATAA
- a CDS encoding DUF2971 domain-containing protein, with amino-acid sequence MKLYKYRPLSEFLFKELYYQEIYFASYNELNDPLDLKAKIDFTTNDIKQISNLLKVMFKTSFKMNFESISHSEEENNKSLYKFNTNNVSKNKLQKEIFKQLQEIKTPNEIITIYELEQVLKSTTSSLNFEFDIENFKKEINRLTIKFLANSYTTCFSENNDNPLMWSHYASKHSGICIEFSLPSEGLFPYRMIGKRETNEEKYKSKASEWSVKELVYSGRLKKVTYEEEQPYINFFDFFPVFDNEYDCDLIGLSKSWTHGFAYELENIFSIKTNPWKYENEWRAIEINFGDSKEPEDRIRHYPIECLSAIYFGCNTPENVKNRIYKIFNRWSKTIQFYDCEIVSGKLMEFREWQHLDE; translated from the coding sequence ATGAAACTTTATAAATACAGACCTTTATCGGAATTTTTATTCAAGGAATTATACTATCAAGAAATTTACTTTGCATCATATAATGAATTAAATGACCCATTGGATTTAAAGGCTAAAATTGATTTTACAACTAATGATATTAAACAAATTTCAAATTTGCTTAAAGTAATGTTCAAGACGTCTTTTAAGATGAATTTTGAATCCATTTCACATTCAGAAGAAGAAAATAACAAATCATTGTATAAATTTAATACAAATAATGTTTCAAAGAATAAACTTCAAAAGGAAATATTTAAACAATTACAGGAAATTAAAACACCAAATGAAATAATCACAATCTATGAACTTGAACAGGTTTTAAAGAGTACCACAAGTAGTCTTAATTTCGAATTTGATATAGAAAATTTTAAAAAAGAAATAAATAGGTTGACTATAAAATTTTTGGCAAACAGTTATACAACATGCTTTTCTGAAAATAATGATAATCCATTGATGTGGTCACATTATGCTAGTAAACATTCTGGTATTTGCATTGAATTCTCATTACCATCTGAAGGTTTATTTCCATACAGAATGATAGGGAAAAGAGAAACAAATGAAGAAAAATACAAAAGTAAAGCCTCCGAGTGGAGTGTAAAAGAACTTGTTTACTCAGGTCGTTTAAAAAAAGTAACTTATGAAGAAGAACAACCATATATTAATTTTTTTGACTTTTTTCCCGTTTTTGATAATGAGTACGATTGTGATTTAATAGGATTATCCAAAAGTTGGACACATGGGTTTGCTTACGAACTAGAAAATATTTTTTCTATCAAAACAAACCCATGGAAATATGAAAATGAATGGCGGGCTATTGAGATAAATTTCGGTGATTCTAAGGAACCTGAAGATAGAATACGCCATTATCCCATTGAATGTTTAAGTGCAATTTATTTTGGGTGTAATACTCCTGAAAATGTAAAAAATAGGATTTATAAAATTTTTAATAGATGGAGCAAAACTATTCAGTTTTATGACTGTGAAATAGTTTCTGGCAAACTTATGGAATTTAGAGAATGGCAGCACCTTGACGAGTAA
- a CDS encoding zinc-dependent metalloprotease, whose protein sequence is MRKIYSLAILSIIVSSCATKKPPVANAAPAPKTVSIADKTKSCKKIDGLFPLYQDTLTGNVLMLIKKDQLNKEYIYFSYTEDGVVAAGHHRGSFRDNKVFTIKRYFDKIEFVVQNTGYYFDTLNPISKSAKANISPAILVNQKIMAEDAKKGEILLDASTIFLSESMCQVKPSPFFGLPPGMQMFSLGGLSRDKTKFTSLKNYEKNTDLVVEYVYDNPMPVAGGGKEVTDERAVSIVLQHSLIEAPKNNFKPRFDDPRIGYFSEQVEDMTTTNAVAYRDLIHRWNLEKKDPNAALSEPIIPIVWWIENTTPKEFRATIKEAGEKWNLAFEAAGFKNAVVVKEQPDTATWDAGDIRYNVLRWTSSPQPPFGGYGPSFVDPRTGEILGADIMLEYIFITNRLRQEDLFDAATGMQNPLNPDKHTFCDASNQLHQTSLFGLNALQLQGLNDIEKRDYIKQSLYYLVLHEMGHTMGLNHNMKASQMLKPSQLNDKNITRKIGLTASVMDYPAVNVALDKTKQGDYFTTCPGPYDNWAIEFGYSAAVNDEAKEKERLAKILSRSADTLLIFGNDADDMRGFGSGIDPRINVNDMSGDAITFGVDRIKLANQLFAKIKDKYSKPGQSYQELRQAYSIAQSEYFSQVNVIARYIGGVYVDRSFIGQTGATKPLIPVDYKEQKRAMETLSKYAFAPDAFAVQNDLYNYLQLQRRGFNFFGTNEDPKVHARVLGYQTMLLMHLLNPTTLKRLTDSKLYGNKYSALEMMNDLTKACFATDASNPNTFRQNLQNAYTENLISLFKSSRYDAVSQAAALAQLKQILTTCKGGSTEEAKAHYANLKLKIDQAFTEK, encoded by the coding sequence ATGCGTAAAATTTACTCCCTTGCTATCCTTTCTATTATTGTTTCATCGTGTGCTACCAAAAAGCCACCTGTAGCCAATGCAGCACCTGCACCCAAAACTGTTTCCATTGCCGATAAAACAAAATCGTGCAAAAAAATAGATGGTTTGTTTCCATTATACCAGGATACGCTTACAGGAAATGTATTGATGCTGATTAAGAAAGATCAGCTGAACAAAGAATACATTTACTTTTCGTATACGGAAGATGGCGTAGTAGCCGCAGGACACCACAGGGGAAGCTTTAGGGATAATAAAGTATTTACCATTAAACGTTATTTTGATAAAATAGAATTTGTGGTACAAAACACGGGGTACTATTTTGATACCTTAAACCCCATCAGTAAATCGGCCAAAGCCAATATAAGCCCTGCTATACTGGTTAACCAGAAAATAATGGCGGAGGATGCTAAAAAAGGAGAAATACTATTAGATGCCAGTACCATATTTTTAAGTGAAAGTATGTGTCAGGTAAAACCATCGCCATTCTTTGGTTTACCTCCGGGCATGCAAATGTTTTCGTTGGGTGGTTTAAGCAGGGATAAAACCAAGTTTACCAGCTTAAAAAACTACGAAAAAAATACCGACTTAGTTGTTGAATATGTTTACGATAATCCAATGCCTGTGGCAGGCGGAGGAAAAGAAGTAACGGACGAACGTGCGGTAAGCATTGTATTACAACACTCGTTAATAGAAGCCCCTAAAAACAATTTTAAACCTCGTTTTGACGACCCGCGTATTGGTTATTTCAGTGAGCAGGTAGAAGACATGACTACTACCAACGCTGTGGCGTACCGCGATTTAATACACCGCTGGAATTTAGAGAAAAAAGACCCTAACGCTGCCCTTTCTGAACCGATAATACCTATAGTTTGGTGGATTGAAAACACTACGCCAAAAGAATTCAGAGCTACTATAAAAGAAGCAGGCGAAAAATGGAACCTGGCTTTTGAAGCAGCGGGTTTTAAAAATGCCGTGGTAGTAAAAGAACAGCCAGATACTGCTACCTGGGATGCCGGGGATATACGTTACAATGTATTGCGTTGGACATCGTCACCACAACCACCATTTGGCGGTTACGGACCAAGCTTTGTTGACCCAAGAACGGGAGAAATATTAGGTGCAGATATTATGTTGGAATATATATTTATAACCAACCGCTTACGCCAGGAAGATTTATTTGATGCGGCTACCGGTATGCAAAACCCATTGAACCCTGACAAGCATACTTTTTGTGATGCAAGTAACCAATTGCACCAAACTTCTTTATTTGGTTTAAATGCATTGCAACTGCAAGGATTAAATGATATTGAAAAACGCGATTATATTAAACAATCATTATACTATTTGGTACTGCATGAAATGGGCCATACCATGGGCTTAAACCATAACATGAAAGCCAGCCAAATGTTGAAGCCAAGCCAGTTGAACGATAAAAACATTACACGTAAAATAGGCTTAACGGCTTCGGTTATGGATTACCCTGCTGTAAACGTAGCGTTGGATAAAACCAAACAAGGCGACTACTTTACTACCTGCCCCGGACCTTACGACAATTGGGCTATTGAGTTTGGATACTCTGCTGCTGTAAACGATGAAGCCAAAGAAAAAGAACGTTTAGCCAAAATACTTTCACGCTCGGCTGATACTTTATTAATTTTTGGAAACGATGCAGATGATATGCGTGGCTTTGGCAGTGGCATAGACCCACGCATTAACGTAAACGACATGAGTGGCGATGCCATTACTTTTGGTGTAGACCGCATAAAACTAGCCAACCAGTTGTTTGCTAAAATAAAAGACAAATACAGCAAGCCGGGCCAAAGCTACCAGGAGTTACGCCAGGCCTACAGCATAGCACAATCGGAATATTTTAGCCAGGTAAATGTAATAGCCCGTTATATAGGCGGTGTGTATGTAGACAGAAGCTTTATAGGACAAACAGGTGCTACTAAACCTTTAATACCGGTTGACTACAAAGAGCAAAAACGTGCCATGGAAACTTTAAGCAAATATGCTTTTGCACCTGATGCTTTTGCCGTACAAAATGATTTGTATAACTACTTACAATTACAACGCAGAGGCTTTAACTTTTTTGGTACCAATGAGGACCCTAAAGTACATGCACGTGTGCTTGGTTACCAAACCATGCTATTGATGCATTTGTTAAACCCAACTACTTTAAAACGTTTAACTGATTCAAAACTATATGGAAATAAATATAGTGCTTTGGAAATGATGAACGATTTGACGAAAGCATGCTTTGCAACCGATGCAAGCAACCCGAATACTTTCCGCCAGAACTTACAGAACGCCTATACGGAGAACTTAATCTCCTTATTTAAATCAAGCCGTTACGATGCTGTTTCGCAAGCGGCTGCATTAGCCCAATTGAAACAAATTTTAACTACCTGCAAAGGTGGTAGCACCGAAGAAGCCAAAGCGCATTATGCCAATTTAAAACTAAAGATTGATCAGGCGTTTACGGAGAAATAA
- the dut gene encoding dUTP diphosphatase, producing MEIKIINTSTNDLPAYETQHAAGMDLKAFIDSPVVLKPMQRALIPTGLFMELPIGYEAQVRPRSGLAFKHGITVLNSPGTIDADYRGEIKVLLVNLGTDDFTIQNGERIAQMVIAKHEAAEWVKVTELSETNRGAGGYGSTGK from the coding sequence ATGGAAATAAAAATAATTAATACCTCCACCAATGATTTACCTGCTTACGAAACACAACATGCAGCAGGCATGGATTTAAAAGCATTTATAGATAGCCCTGTTGTGTTAAAACCTATGCAAAGAGCATTGATACCTACGGGCTTGTTTATGGAATTACCCATAGGTTACGAAGCACAAGTAAGACCCAGAAGCGGATTGGCTTTTAAACATGGCATAACCGTATTAAACAGTCCCGGCACTATTGATGCTGACTATAGAGGCGAAATAAAGGTATTGCTTGTTAATTTGGGTACTGACGATTTTACCATACAAAACGGTGAGCGCATAGCACAAATGGTAATAGCTAAACACGAAGCTGCTGAGTGGGTTAAAGTGACTGAGCTAAGTGAAACCAACAGAGGTGCCGGAGGTTACGGAAGCACCGGCAAATAA
- a CDS encoding oligosaccharide flippase family protein → MSSIKKLVSQTAVYGLSTILGRFLNYLLVPLHTALFSKADFGTNAEMYGYVSFFNVVLLYGMETAFFRFASENKDNPKVFSTALISVLVSSVAFIFLFSGFAQPIADLIRYPDHAEYVSYFAIIIGLDAIASLPFAYLRQQNKALKFALIKNISIFTNIGLNLYFLLLGPYMQNKGVIIPLYDGTIGIKYIFISNLIASIITIPLLFIELKQIKIGFDKIIWRKMMHYGAPLIIVGLAGMVNETLDRVLIKYLYPDVALANDMNGVYAANYKLSILMTLFIQAFRFAAEPFFFSHAQSTDKKTIYATVMDYFVLVCLTLFLLVTMYIDVFKNFINIKFHEGLHIVPVLLLANMFLGIYYNLSIWYKLSDNNKKGANISLMGAGITVLLNVILIPIWGYTGSAWTTFICYFTMMIVCYLMGKKYYPINYNIVKCTLYTLVAVALFYLTPFIPFTGSALLVTKAVIIMAFIGLGILNERKQYIR, encoded by the coding sequence ATGAGTTCAATAAAAAAACTGGTATCGCAAACGGCTGTATACGGACTAAGCACCATATTGGGCAGGTTCTTAAATTACCTGCTGGTTCCTTTACATACGGCTTTGTTCAGCAAGGCCGACTTTGGTACCAATGCGGAAATGTATGGTTATGTTTCTTTTTTCAATGTAGTGCTTTTGTATGGAATGGAGACTGCCTTTTTTAGGTTTGCGAGCGAAAACAAAGACAACCCAAAGGTATTTTCAACAGCTCTTATTTCTGTACTTGTTTCATCTGTTGCTTTTATTTTTTTATTCAGTGGTTTTGCCCAACCTATTGCTGACTTAATCAGGTATCCTGACCATGCTGAATACGTTTCTTATTTTGCTATTATCATCGGGTTGGATGCTATTGCTTCCTTACCCTTTGCTTACCTGAGGCAACAGAACAAAGCGTTGAAATTTGCGCTTATTAAAAACATAAGCATATTTACCAATATTGGTTTAAACTTATATTTTCTATTGCTGGGACCTTATATGCAAAACAAGGGTGTTATTATTCCTTTATACGATGGAACCATTGGTATTAAATACATTTTTATAAGTAACCTGATAGCAAGTATTATTACCATACCTTTATTGTTTATTGAGTTGAAGCAAATTAAAATAGGCTTTGATAAAATAATCTGGCGTAAAATGATGCATTACGGGGCACCATTGATTATAGTGGGTTTAGCGGGCATGGTTAACGAAACGCTTGACAGGGTATTGATTAAATACCTTTACCCGGATGTGGCATTGGCCAATGATATGAACGGTGTTTACGCGGCCAATTATAAGCTATCTATACTCATGACCTTGTTTATACAGGCTTTTCGTTTTGCGGCTGAACCTTTCTTTTTCAGCCATGCCCAATCAACCGATAAGAAAACCATTTATGCAACGGTAATGGATTATTTTGTACTGGTATGCTTAACCTTATTCCTGCTGGTTACTATGTATATTGATGTATTTAAGAATTTCATCAATATAAAGTTTCATGAAGGATTACATATTGTGCCTGTTTTATTGTTGGCCAATATGTTTTTAGGTATTTACTATAATTTATCTATCTGGTATAAGCTGTCAGATAACAACAAAAAAGGCGCTAATATTTCACTGATGGGTGCAGGTATAACGGTTCTTTTAAATGTTATATTGATTCCTATTTGGGGTTATACGGGCTCTGCCTGGACCACTTTTATATGCTACTTTACCATGATGATAGTATGTTATTTAATGGGCAAAAAATATTACCCTATTAACTATAATATTGTAAAATGTACGCTGTATACTTTGGTAGCGGTAGCTCTTTTTTATTTAACACCGTTTATTCCTTTTACAGGCTCAGCTTTACTGGTTACCAAAGCAGTTATTATAATGGCTTTTATTGGCCTTGGCATATTAAACGAACGCAAACAATACATACGCTAA
- a CDS encoding M28 family peptidase, with translation MKKFFYLFCLLPLIGFSQNKEYAKQVIERLCSEEFSGRGYVNEGDKKASKFIAETFRRFRLGSPNVDYYQPFGFPVITFQGETFCNIDGVGLEPGRDFIVNAGCPPVKGKFNILYVDSATIDNANAFETFMKSAFRKSFIVITAIQKKTFLHPERAEQILKNKVKAKGLIIDKQDKFTWSVATAKDEYPIVYVQKDAIKHSMIEMEINIESTPVNHQTQNVIGVSKGKLYPDSFIVFTAHYDHLGMFGPAMFPGANDNASGIAMMLDLASYISKNPLDYSVAFIAFAGEEAGLFGSYYFTQNPLIPLEKMALLINIDLMATGDKGLTAVNGTIFPDEFKLLNYVNDQGGYLPTINARGKAQNSDHYFFTEAGVKSFFFYLMGDYHFYHDIDDTAKAVTLSKYNEAYKLIYDFASAYIKLSISNSPKK, from the coding sequence ATGAAAAAATTCTTTTATTTATTTTGTTTACTGCCCCTTATTGGCTTTAGCCAAAACAAGGAGTATGCTAAACAGGTAATTGAAAGATTATGCTCCGAAGAGTTTTCGGGCAGGGGTTATGTAAATGAGGGAGATAAAAAAGCGTCCAAATTTATAGCTGAAACATTCAGGCGATTCAGACTTGGTTCGCCTAATGTTGATTACTACCAGCCTTTTGGCTTTCCGGTTATTACTTTTCAAGGTGAAACTTTTTGCAATATTGATGGGGTAGGCTTAGAGCCCGGCCGCGATTTTATTGTAAATGCGGGTTGCCCACCTGTTAAAGGCAAATTCAATATTTTATATGTCGACTCTGCTACCATTGACAATGCCAATGCATTTGAAACTTTTATGAAAAGTGCTTTCAGAAAAAGTTTTATAGTGATTACGGCTATTCAAAAGAAAACATTTTTACACCCTGAAAGAGCGGAGCAAATTTTAAAGAATAAGGTAAAGGCAAAAGGTTTAATTATTGACAAGCAGGATAAGTTTACCTGGAGTGTTGCCACCGCTAAAGATGAATACCCAATAGTTTATGTTCAAAAAGATGCTATTAAGCATAGCATGATTGAAATGGAGATAAACATTGAATCGACTCCTGTTAACCACCAAACCCAAAATGTAATTGGTGTATCAAAAGGAAAGCTTTATCCTGATTCGTTTATTGTATTTACTGCCCACTATGACCACTTGGGCATGTTTGGCCCCGCTATGTTCCCGGGCGCTAATGACAATGCCAGCGGTATAGCCATGATGCTTGATTTGGCGAGTTATATCAGCAAAAATCCACTTGATTATTCTGTTGCATTTATTGCTTTTGCAGGCGAAGAAGCAGGCTTGTTTGGCTCGTACTATTTTACCCAAAACCCATTAATACCTTTGGAGAAAATGGCTTTGTTAATCAATATTGATTTAATGGCAACGGGCGATAAAGGTTTAACGGCTGTAAACGGAACTATTTTCCCTGATGAGTTTAAACTACTTAATTATGTAAACGACCAGGGAGGCTATTTACCCACCATCAATGCCAGAGGTAAAGCACAAAACAGTGACCATTATTTTTTTACGGAAGCGGGTGTAAAATCTTTTTTCTTTTACCTAATGGGCGATTACCATTTTTACCACGATATTGACGATACGGCTAAGGCTGTTACGCTAAGCAAATACAATGAGGCTTATAAGTTGATTTACGATTTTGCATCGGCCTATATAAAGTTAAGTATAAGCAATAGCCCTAAAAAATGA
- the purS gene encoding phosphoribosylformylglycinamidine synthase subunit PurS gives MKYTADINIMPHKALLDPQGKAVTGSMTNIGLPNINNVRIGKHITLELEAANETEAKEMVDTACKKLLANLIMESYDFTVQAL, from the coding sequence ATGAAATACACCGCAGACATAAACATTATGCCGCACAAGGCTTTATTAGATCCACAAGGAAAAGCCGTTACAGGTTCTATGACCAATATTGGTTTACCCAACATAAACAATGTTAGAATTGGTAAACATATTACTTTAGAATTGGAAGCAGCTAATGAAACTGAAGCTAAAGAAATGGTTGATACTGCATGTAAAAAATTATTAGCCAACCTAATTATGGAAAGCTACGATTTTACTGTTCAAGCTTTATAA
- the pssA gene encoding CDP-diacylglycerol--serine O-phosphatidyltransferase, with protein MKKHIPNALTSFNLLFGALSIIASLVNNDLELAAYFIGAAAILDFFDGFVARALKVGSEMGKQLDSLADCISFGLAPGFIFYKITNIPIDFTHFNILSYLPFIIPVFSAIRLAKFNIDTRQTDSFIGVPTPANSLFIAAIPFVIAQNNWGLGTFFENPVFLAVFPFISAYLLVAELPLFALKFKSFSWQANQLRYVFLICCLISLFAFGFLGVNISIILYILFSIYNNFQNNKK; from the coding sequence ATGAAAAAACATATTCCAAATGCACTCACTTCCTTTAACTTACTGTTTGGTGCTTTATCAATTATAGCCAGTTTAGTTAACAACGATTTGGAGTTAGCCGCTTACTTTATTGGTGCTGCTGCTATTTTGGATTTTTTTGACGGTTTTGTAGCCCGGGCACTAAAAGTAGGCTCGGAAATGGGCAAGCAGTTGGACTCGTTGGCCGATTGCATTAGTTTCGGCCTGGCTCCGGGTTTTATTTTTTATAAAATAACCAATATACCTATTGATTTTACTCATTTCAATATTTTGTCCTATCTGCCTTTTATTATTCCTGTATTTTCAGCTATCCGCTTGGCTAAATTTAATATTGATACCCGCCAAACTGATTCATTTATAGGGGTACCTACGCCTGCTAATTCATTGTTTATAGCTGCTATTCCATTTGTTATTGCACAAAACAACTGGGGCTTAGGCACCTTTTTTGAAAACCCGGTTTTCTTGGCTGTATTTCCTTTCATCAGTGCTTATTTATTGGTAGCTGAACTACCATTATTTGCATTAAAGTTTAAAAGTTTCAGCTGGCAGGCAAATCAATTGCGTTATGTGTTTTTAATATGCTGTTTGATTAGTTTATTTGCATTCGGATTTTTAGGAGTAAACATTAGTATTATACTTTACATTCTATTTTCAATTTATAATAATTTTCAAAACAATAAAAAATGA